Proteins found in one Maridesulfovibrio sp. genomic segment:
- a CDS encoding substrate-binding domain-containing protein, with amino-acid sequence MKKFKVLLLAFALVSLLVAPGLVKAETLMMATTTSTDNTGLLDEIAPMFKKDTGIELKWTAVGTGKALKMGQNCDVDVLMVHAPAAEKKYVDMGALKDRREVMYNDFVIIGPDSDPAGVKGLPVVQAMKGIANAKAPFVSRGDNSGTNKKEISLWKVAGMAVPDKAEWYIQTGQGMIKSITVAEERDAYIMTDRGTYIKYSANKNGSPELKILVEGDKSLFNQYSVLAVNPANCKNAKYELATKFSEWMASPKTQKAVGDFKLLGKKLFIPNAK; translated from the coding sequence ATGAAAAAATTTAAAGTATTGCTGCTTGCGTTTGCTCTTGTGTCCCTGCTCGTTGCTCCGGGGCTTGTTAAAGCTGAAACCCTGATGATGGCAACCACCACCAGTACCGATAACACCGGGCTGCTGGATGAAATTGCTCCCATGTTTAAAAAAGATACAGGCATTGAGCTGAAGTGGACCGCAGTAGGAACCGGTAAAGCCCTTAAGATGGGTCAGAACTGCGATGTTGACGTGCTGATGGTGCATGCTCCGGCTGCTGAAAAAAAATATGTCGATATGGGTGCTCTCAAAGACCGCCGCGAAGTAATGTATAATGATTTCGTAATCATCGGACCAGATTCCGATCCCGCTGGGGTTAAAGGCCTTCCCGTTGTTCAGGCCATGAAAGGTATTGCCAATGCAAAGGCTCCTTTCGTCAGCCGCGGTGACAACTCCGGTACCAATAAAAAAGAAATCTCTCTCTGGAAGGTAGCAGGAATGGCTGTTCCCGATAAGGCAGAATGGTATATCCAGACCGGACAGGGCATGATCAAAAGTATCACCGTAGCTGAAGAGCGTGATGCTTACATTATGACCGACCGCGGTACTTACATTAAGTACAGCGCAAATAAAAACGGTTCTCCCGAACTGAAGATTCTGGTGGAAGGCGATAAGTCTCTCTTCAACCAGTACAGCGTGCTGGCCGTTAATCCCGCCAACTGCAAGAATGCTAAGTATGAACTGGCTACCAAGTTCTCTGAGTGGATGGCTTCTCCCAAAACTCAGAAAGCTGTCGGCGATTTTAAGCTGCTCGGTAAAAAGCTCTTCATCCCCAACGCAAAATAA
- a CDS encoding ABC transporter permease, whose product MDFILNGFLQAFVLLFSADPETYSAIYTTLSVTTISICATLIIGAPLGFLLGYHEFPGKRALRLIADTLLSFPTVVIGLLVYAMLSRRGPLGEMELLFSVSGIAVGQTLLGLPIVIAMMATAVENLDLRLKQTLLTLGASHNQILRTTLWEARYSLILAAAAAYGRIVSEIGISMMVGGNIKWHTRTITTAIALETGKGEFAMGIALGMVLMMIAFAVNFSMSGVRKREGR is encoded by the coding sequence ATGGACTTTATTTTAAACGGTTTTTTGCAGGCTTTTGTGCTGCTTTTCTCTGCTGACCCGGAAACTTATTCCGCCATTTACACTACCCTCAGTGTGACGACCATTTCCATCTGCGCTACCTTGATTATAGGTGCGCCGCTTGGTTTTCTGCTCGGTTATCATGAATTTCCCGGAAAAAGGGCGTTGCGTCTTATTGCCGATACCCTGCTTTCATTTCCCACGGTTGTAATCGGACTTCTGGTTTACGCCATGCTTTCCCGCCGGGGTCCTTTGGGGGAGATGGAACTCCTTTTCAGTGTTTCAGGTATAGCTGTAGGTCAGACTTTACTCGGTTTACCCATTGTTATCGCCATGATGGCCACTGCGGTGGAAAATCTGGATCTGCGGCTTAAGCAGACTTTGCTCACCCTCGGCGCTTCACATAATCAGATCCTGCGTACCACGCTTTGGGAGGCCCGGTATAGCTTGATTCTTGCCGCCGCAGCCGCGTATGGGCGCATTGTTTCCGAAATCGGTATCTCCATGATGGTTGGCGGTAATATCAAATGGCATACCAGGACCATCACCACCGCCATCGCTCTTGAAACAGGCAAGGGGGAATTTGCCATGGGTATCGCTCTGGGCATGGTGCTTATGATGATCGCCTTTGCTGTTAACTTTTCCATGTCCGGCGTCCGTAAAAGAGAGGGCCGCTGA
- a CDS encoding ABC transporter ATP-binding protein: protein MNALYRLENITQRYNGRQVLSLNSFSVNEGSIVGLAGHNGSGKSTLMRMLAFLESPDSGKLYYDGREVEGPGLSLRREVTMLTQEPYLLKRSVAANVAYGLELRGDKNVRDTVCNSLSRVGLKPEKFMHRNWFELSGGEAQRVALAARLAINPRVLLLDEPTASLDMESTRLIHDAAVSAREEQGTTLVIVSHDHLWLEDVSDTIFRLADGRMDN, encoded by the coding sequence ATGAATGCATTGTACAGGCTGGAGAATATCACGCAGCGCTATAATGGACGGCAGGTGCTTTCACTTAACTCTTTTTCCGTGAATGAAGGCTCAATTGTCGGACTTGCCGGGCATAACGGCAGCGGCAAGAGTACTCTGATGCGTATGCTAGCTTTTTTGGAAAGCCCTGATTCCGGCAAGCTTTATTATGACGGCAGGGAAGTGGAAGGACCGGGACTAAGCTTACGCCGAGAAGTAACCATGCTAACGCAGGAACCGTACCTGCTCAAACGTTCGGTGGCCGCAAATGTGGCTTACGGACTTGAACTGCGCGGTGATAAAAATGTCCGCGATACGGTTTGTAACTCCCTTTCCAGGGTAGGTCTGAAGCCGGAAAAATTTATGCATCGTAACTGGTTTGAGCTTTCCGGAGGGGAGGCCCAGAGGGTCGCGTTGGCCGCTCGGCTGGCAATTAATCCGAGGGTTCTGCTTCTTGATGAACCAACTGCCAGCCTTGATATGGAATCCACCAGATTGATCCATGACGCGGCTGTTTCCGCCCGTGAGGAGCAAGGCACGACCCTTGTTATCGTCAGTCACGATCATCTCTGGCTTGAGGATGTCTCCGATACGATTTTCCGTCTTGCGGACGGGCGTATGGACAACTAA
- a CDS encoding glycogen/starch/alpha-glucan phosphorylase, whose translation MGRTGFKIRKKNDRESLTLDIKDHVIYSLSKEMKDASEWDAGNALALALRDRLVERMIDTRDRYRKVKAKRMYYFSIEYLLGRCLGNSLCNMEILDLCEDIFKDLGFDLDEVRASERDPALGNGGLGRLAACFLDSLATLDLPGCGYGIHYEYGLFRQAIHNGYQKELADYWMKEGMPMQIARFDQSVLIPLYGRVENAVSPSGEYIPMWVDWDDIIGVPYDVPIVGYGGNTVNYLRLFAARASENFDMDIFNHGDYIRAVQRKIESEMVSKVLYPTESVSFGKELRLVQEYFLVACGLRDITRRFMGQNKNFDEFADYVAIQLNDTHPALTVVELMRYLVDERRIEWERAWEITRATCAYTNHTLLPEALERWSVSLIEKVLPRHLQIIYEINSRFLKDIEIRYGNDTEKKRRMSLICEEGTKKVRMANLAVIGSHSVNGVSELHSELVKTRLFPDFYELEPDKFNNKTNGVTPRRWLLKANPELSGLITEFIGKGWITDLDELHGLEGFVNDNGFCERFMKAKRANKVQLAEIIKSTLDVSVSPDSIFDIQAKRIHEYKRQLLNVLHIIHLYLELVDNEVEPSCPRTFIFAGKAAPGYWEAKQIIKLIHSVAKVINNDPRANEALKVVFLPDYRVSLAEKIIPACDVSEQISTAGTEASGTGNMKFAMNGALTIGTYDGANIEMLDEVGKDNFYLFGLKQEEVEQTLRNGDYHPREFYNRSPEIRQIFNALSENRFSVKEPDLFNWIVNKLLSDNERYMHLADFESYLDAHKRIDKDYADSGLWAGKAILNTARMGRFSTDRTMREYAEGIWNIKPVKG comes from the coding sequence ATGGGACGTACCGGTTTTAAGATCAGAAAAAAAAATGACCGCGAGAGTTTGACTCTTGATATCAAGGATCACGTTATTTATTCCCTGAGCAAGGAGATGAAGGACGCAAGCGAATGGGACGCTGGTAATGCGCTGGCACTGGCCCTGCGTGACAGGCTGGTGGAGCGGATGATTGATACCCGCGACCGTTACCGTAAGGTCAAGGCCAAGCGCATGTACTATTTCTCCATTGAATATCTACTCGGTCGCTGTCTGGGAAATTCACTGTGCAATATGGAAATTCTGGATTTATGTGAGGATATTTTCAAGGATCTCGGTTTTGATCTTGACGAGGTCAGGGCCAGTGAGCGCGATCCAGCCCTCGGTAACGGAGGTCTGGGACGGCTGGCAGCTTGTTTTCTTGATTCTCTGGCAACTCTCGATCTGCCCGGTTGTGGTTATGGAATCCATTACGAGTATGGACTTTTCCGGCAGGCCATTCATAACGGCTACCAGAAGGAGCTGGCCGATTACTGGATGAAGGAGGGGATGCCTATGCAAATCGCCCGTTTTGACCAGTCGGTGCTTATTCCCCTTTACGGCAGGGTGGAAAATGCGGTTTCTCCCAGCGGTGAGTATATACCCATGTGGGTGGACTGGGATGATATTATCGGGGTTCCGTATGATGTCCCTATTGTCGGATACGGAGGTAATACTGTAAATTACCTGCGGTTATTCGCCGCCCGTGCTTCCGAGAATTTTGATATGGATATTTTTAATCATGGTGATTACATCCGTGCCGTGCAGCGAAAAATAGAATCGGAAATGGTTTCAAAGGTGCTTTATCCCACGGAATCAGTTTCCTTCGGCAAGGAATTGCGCCTTGTTCAGGAATATTTCCTCGTGGCCTGCGGTCTGCGCGATATCACCCGCAGGTTTATGGGCCAGAATAAGAATTTTGATGAATTCGCAGATTATGTTGCCATTCAGCTCAACGATACGCACCCGGCACTGACCGTTGTGGAACTGATGCGCTATCTTGTGGACGAGCGGCGTATTGAATGGGAACGTGCGTGGGAAATCACCCGCGCGACCTGCGCCTATACCAATCATACCCTGCTGCCGGAAGCTCTTGAACGATGGTCGGTTTCCCTGATTGAAAAAGTGCTGCCCCGGCATTTACAGATTATTTATGAAATTAACAGCCGTTTTTTGAAAGATATTGAAATCCGGTACGGTAACGACACCGAAAAGAAACGCCGCATGTCCCTGATCTGTGAAGAAGGAACAAAAAAAGTGCGTATGGCAAACCTCGCGGTAATCGGTTCTCATTCGGTAAATGGGGTTTCAGAGTTGCATTCCGAGCTGGTTAAAACCCGTCTTTTCCCGGATTTTTATGAGCTTGAGCCGGATAAATTCAACAATAAAACCAATGGAGTCACCCCCCGTCGTTGGCTGCTCAAGGCCAATCCTGAACTTTCCGGACTTATCACCGAATTTATCGGAAAGGGGTGGATAACTGATCTGGATGAGCTGCACGGGCTTGAAGGTTTTGTCAACGACAATGGATTTTGTGAGCGCTTCATGAAAGCTAAAAGAGCCAATAAGGTTCAGTTGGCTGAGATCATAAAATCAACATTGGATGTGAGCGTTTCCCCGGATTCTATTTTTGACATTCAGGCCAAGCGTATCCACGAATACAAACGCCAATTGCTTAATGTGCTGCACATCATACATCTTTATCTGGAGTTGGTGGATAACGAAGTGGAGCCTTCCTGTCCCCGGACTTTTATCTTTGCGGGTAAGGCGGCCCCCGGTTATTGGGAGGCCAAGCAGATTATCAAGCTTATCCATTCTGTGGCGAAAGTAATCAACAATGATCCCCGAGCAAATGAGGCGCTTAAAGTTGTATTCCTGCCTGATTACCGGGTTTCCCTTGCAGAAAAGATAATACCGGCCTGCGATGTGAGTGAGCAGATCTCCACAGCTGGGACCGAGGCATCCGGGACTGGTAATATGAAGTTCGCCATGAATGGAGCGTTGACGATCGGGACTTATGACGGGGCGAATATTGAAATGCTTGATGAGGTCGGAAAAGATAATTTTTATCTTTTCGGATTGAAACAGGAAGAGGTGGAACAAACTCTGCGTAACGGAGATTATCATCCTAGGGAATTCTATAATCGGAGTCCTGAAATCCGGCAGATTTTTAACGCCTTGTCGGAAAACAGGTTTTCCGTGAAGGAGCCGGACTTATTCAACTGGATTGTGAATAAACTGCTTTCTGATAATGAAAGATACATGCATCTGGCGGACTTTGAATCATATCTTGATGCCCATAAACGTATTGATAAGGATTATGCTGATAGCGGTCTTTGGGCAGGAAAGGCAATTCTGAATACAGCGCGCATGGGTAGATTTTCAACTGACCGGACCATGCGTGAATATGCGGAAGGAATCTGGAATATCAAACCCGTTAAAGGGTAA
- a CDS encoding response regulator, with the protein MLRIDKVQTRIGVLIVVISLISFVVSCAYDYTFMRRNMLEELNVKADGLVERLSESLITPLWNVDQAAINRILLSEMNDKRIKAILVTEDNGNNVFAGKIRNKDWKISDFERWPIGKFVKRKAEISIMKKPIGAVEIFLSLKFINDELYHSLLNSLLRTMMLVMLINLVLFVTMRKILISPIAKLSQTARQISLDKNYSARVKVECKGEMKSLVENFNNMLQQIEEQDLKLKQYSGQLQKKIYQSNKNLEKSYRELKIINRELEVAKDDAEAASKSKSEFMANVSHEIRTPMNAIIGMADLTMETRLSSKQREFLKIILSSGKVLLGLINDILDFSKIEAGKLSLEKVNFNLHRLIHEISDLFVEQMVASQTELVIDIRPEVPHRIIGDPMRLRQVLVNITANAFKFTNNGEIIITVSADKISSGKAEIVFAIKDTGIGIPEKVQPYLFEAFKQADGSTTRKYGGTGLGLSICKRIVDLMGGNIWFRSKPDAGSTFFFTITPDIAAELSPPAYELPMELNNAPVLVVDDNLAVRSVLERYLKQFGFRPVCVPDAEQALKLIEEDSDNQFQMAIIDLKLPQMNGDEASIEIRKTHSKEELPILMITSTEMNSALEKALKADINKMISKPIKQRTLFNSILDTFGYEVPKEFSYEPSKPIDNEFKDYKLLMVEDNPINQQVAEQILLPTGIKIDTATNGREAVQMVQEEKYDIVLMDIQMPEMDGYEATEVIRNKLGMTELPILAMTAHAMRGDKERCLKSGMDDYIPKPIDKELMIATIHSFLIKKAESKKTEPDHPKNTPHERHDTLECREINVAEVLDRIGGDMEILVDILRNFQEYNMNFGTEMQTLLQNHQLKEAGERAHTLKGSAANISAQGLTLAALELEKSCKSELWDDAIEALEKTTVKLDLLFEDISLLEKNNA; encoded by the coding sequence TTGTTAAGAATAGACAAAGTCCAAACCAGAATAGGTGTACTCATTGTAGTAATCTCATTGATTTCATTCGTTGTTTCATGCGCTTACGACTATACATTCATGCGCAGAAACATGCTGGAAGAGCTCAATGTAAAGGCTGACGGTCTGGTTGAAAGGCTTTCCGAATCCCTGATAACCCCGCTTTGGAATGTTGATCAAGCCGCGATTAACCGCATTCTGCTCTCTGAAATGAACGACAAAAGGATCAAGGCCATTCTGGTAACGGAAGACAACGGGAACAATGTCTTTGCCGGTAAAATACGTAATAAAGATTGGAAGATAAGCGATTTCGAAAGATGGCCCATCGGCAAATTTGTTAAACGTAAGGCTGAAATCTCAATAATGAAAAAGCCAATCGGGGCTGTGGAAATTTTTCTTTCCCTTAAATTCATTAATGATGAACTGTACCACTCCCTGCTGAACTCACTGCTGCGGACCATGATGCTGGTTATGCTGATCAATCTGGTCCTCTTTGTTACAATGCGCAAAATCCTGATCTCGCCCATTGCCAAGCTCAGCCAGACCGCACGCCAGATTTCTTTGGACAAAAACTACAGCGCACGGGTGAAGGTTGAATGCAAAGGTGAAATGAAAAGCCTGGTTGAAAACTTCAACAACATGCTGCAACAGATTGAAGAACAGGATCTGAAATTAAAGCAATACAGCGGACAGCTGCAAAAAAAAATATATCAGAGTAATAAGAATCTGGAAAAGAGTTACCGCGAACTGAAGATAATCAACCGGGAGCTTGAAGTAGCGAAGGATGACGCCGAAGCCGCATCGAAATCCAAAAGTGAATTCATGGCCAACGTGAGTCACGAAATTCGAACCCCCATGAACGCCATCATCGGAATGGCCGATCTGACCATGGAGACCAGACTATCATCCAAGCAACGAGAATTTTTGAAGATTATCTTAAGTTCAGGCAAAGTTCTGCTGGGACTTATCAACGACATTCTGGACTTTTCTAAAATTGAAGCCGGTAAACTCAGTCTTGAAAAAGTCAATTTTAATCTGCACCGGCTCATCCACGAGATCAGCGACCTATTTGTAGAGCAGATGGTCGCTTCGCAAACAGAACTGGTGATCGACATCAGGCCCGAAGTTCCGCATAGAATTATTGGAGATCCGATGCGATTACGGCAGGTACTGGTAAACATCACAGCCAATGCCTTTAAATTCACCAATAACGGTGAAATAATTATCACTGTATCTGCGGATAAAATAAGTTCCGGCAAAGCTGAGATAGTATTCGCCATTAAAGATACCGGGATAGGAATTCCAGAAAAAGTTCAACCATATCTTTTCGAGGCATTCAAGCAGGCGGACGGCTCTACCACCCGCAAATACGGGGGTACCGGGCTGGGACTTTCCATCTGCAAGCGTATTGTAGACCTCATGGGCGGAAACATCTGGTTCCGAAGCAAGCCCGACGCGGGAAGCACTTTTTTCTTCACCATAACTCCGGATATAGCGGCGGAACTGTCTCCGCCCGCCTATGAACTTCCCATGGAGCTCAATAATGCTCCTGTGCTGGTTGTGGACGACAACTTAGCGGTGCGCAGCGTGCTGGAACGCTACCTCAAACAATTCGGATTCCGGCCGGTCTGTGTTCCGGATGCAGAACAGGCCCTGAAGCTCATCGAGGAAGATTCAGACAACCAGTTCCAAATGGCCATCATTGACCTCAAGCTGCCTCAGATGAACGGGGATGAGGCCAGTATTGAAATACGCAAGACCCACAGCAAAGAGGAACTCCCCATCCTGATGATCACTTCTACAGAGATGAATTCTGCGCTGGAAAAGGCGTTAAAAGCAGATATCAACAAAATGATAAGCAAACCTATCAAGCAGAGAACGCTCTTCAACTCCATTCTGGATACCTTTGGGTACGAAGTTCCCAAGGAATTCTCTTACGAGCCCTCCAAACCGATTGATAATGAATTCAAGGATTACAAGCTGCTTATGGTAGAAGACAATCCCATAAACCAGCAGGTAGCGGAGCAGATACTGCTGCCGACAGGTATAAAGATCGATACAGCGACAAACGGCAGGGAAGCTGTGCAGATGGTGCAGGAAGAAAAATATGACATCGTTCTCATGGATATCCAAATGCCGGAAATGGACGGTTACGAAGCGACAGAAGTAATCCGCAATAAACTTGGAATGACCGAACTTCCGATATTGGCCATGACCGCCCACGCCATGCGCGGAGATAAGGAACGCTGCCTTAAATCAGGCATGGATGATTACATCCCCAAGCCAATTGATAAAGAACTGATGATCGCCACTATCCACAGTTTTCTCATTAAGAAAGCGGAATCTAAAAAGACAGAACCGGACCATCCGAAAAACACGCCTCATGAAAGGCATGATACTTTGGAATGCCGGGAAATAAATGTTGCAGAAGTACTGGACCGCATCGGAGGTGACATGGAAATTCTGGTTGATATTCTGCGAAATTTTCAGGAATACAATATGAATTTCGGCACTGAGATGCAGACCCTGCTGCAAAATCACCAGCTGAAAGAAGCCGGAGAAAGAGCGCATACCCTGAAAGGTTCGGCAGCGAACATCTCAGCACAAGGGCTGACATTAGCAGCGCTTGAGCTGGAAAAGTCATGCAAATCAGAGCTGTGGGATGACGCGATAGAAGCTCTGGAAAAAACTACTGTAAAACTGGACCTGCTGTTTGAAGACATTTCGCTGCTTGAAAAAAATAATGCTTGA
- a CDS encoding NAD+ synthase translates to MKIALLQRNLTVGDLEGNVELILEGVRTAAERGARLCVTSELALTGYPPRDLLLNADFVSRCREAVAEISRRMPEGMALLAGGVDLNHEGIGNPLRNAAWLIEHGAVPKVFYKWLLPTYDVFDEQRYFEPAENINFFEFDGLKVGVTICEDVWNDREAHSGKRYGSNPIPQIMEMSPDVLVNLSASPFNIGKQKEREKLLGSIAHKYRVPVFYANQVGGNDDLIFDGRSCAFSAEGNLVARGHGYKEDVVIVDSDCSAGRIEDDDFCEEAEAWQAMVLGLRDYLGKTGFSKVVLGLSGGIDSALTAAVAAEALGPENVTGILMPSPYSSKGSVDDSLDLVKNIGINCITIPIEKLMSGFEEALAPTFAGLPANVTEENIQSRIRGNLVMAVSNKMGALLVTTGNKSELAVGYCTIYGDMAGGLAVISDLYKTLVFRVCRWLNEQGRGEIIPVAIIEKPPSAELRPGQKDEDSLPPYDVLDRIIELRVEGHRAESEIIAETGFDPETVQHVLKLIRISEFKRKQAAPGLKITSRAFGTGWRMPIACRFTG, encoded by the coding sequence ATGAAAATAGCCCTGTTACAGCGCAACCTGACAGTAGGCGATCTTGAAGGAAATGTGGAACTCATTCTGGAAGGAGTCCGAACAGCCGCTGAGCGCGGCGCAAGGCTTTGCGTTACATCCGAACTGGCTTTGACCGGTTATCCGCCGCGTGATCTGCTGCTAAATGCTGATTTTGTTTCCCGCTGCCGTGAGGCTGTCGCTGAAATTTCACGGCGTATGCCTGAAGGTATGGCCCTGCTGGCCGGTGGTGTGGATCTCAATCATGAAGGAATAGGAAACCCTTTGCGTAATGCAGCATGGCTCATTGAACATGGAGCTGTGCCCAAGGTTTTTTATAAATGGCTGCTGCCCACTTATGATGTTTTTGATGAGCAACGCTATTTTGAACCGGCTGAAAATATAAATTTTTTCGAATTCGATGGCCTTAAGGTCGGGGTGACGATCTGCGAAGATGTGTGGAATGACCGGGAGGCGCATAGTGGAAAACGCTATGGCAGCAATCCCATTCCTCAGATTATGGAGATGAGTCCGGATGTTCTGGTCAATCTTTCCGCTTCACCGTTCAATATCGGCAAGCAGAAAGAACGTGAAAAACTGCTTGGCAGTATTGCCCATAAGTACAGGGTGCCGGTCTTTTATGCCAATCAGGTGGGCGGTAATGATGATCTGATTTTTGACGGGCGCAGCTGTGCTTTTTCCGCAGAAGGAAATCTTGTGGCACGCGGGCACGGTTATAAGGAAGATGTGGTCATTGTGGATTCGGACTGCAGTGCCGGGCGTATTGAGGACGACGATTTCTGCGAGGAAGCCGAGGCGTGGCAGGCTATGGTGCTCGGCCTTCGTGATTATCTGGGAAAGACCGGTTTCAGCAAGGTTGTACTGGGGCTTTCCGGGGGGATTGATTCAGCGTTGACTGCTGCCGTTGCCGCCGAGGCCCTTGGACCTGAAAACGTCACCGGAATTCTTATGCCTTCCCCGTATTCCAGTAAGGGAAGTGTGGATGATTCTCTCGATCTGGTGAAAAACATCGGCATCAACTGCATTACCATCCCCATCGAGAAACTCATGTCCGGTTTTGAGGAAGCCCTCGCTCCAACATTTGCGGGCCTGCCCGCCAATGTGACTGAAGAGAATATCCAGTCCCGCATTCGCGGTAACCTTGTTATGGCTGTCTCGAATAAAATGGGCGCGCTGCTGGTCACTACCGGCAACAAAAGTGAGCTTGCCGTTGGCTACTGTACTATTTACGGAGACATGGCCGGGGGACTGGCCGTAATTTCAGATCTTTATAAAACCCTAGTCTTTCGAGTCTGCCGTTGGCTGAACGAACAGGGACGCGGCGAGATCATTCCGGTGGCTATCATCGAAAAACCGCCGTCCGCGGAGCTGCGTCCGGGGCAGAAAGATGAGGATTCACTGCCGCCTTACGATGTGCTCGACCGCATTATTGAACTGCGTGTTGAAGGGCACCGAGCCGAGAGTGAAATCATCGCCGAGACCGGATTCGATCCTGAAACCGTTCAGCATGTGCTGAAGTTGATCAGAATTTCAGAATTCAAACGTAAACAGGCGGCTCCCGGACTGAAGATAACTTCACGGGCCTTCGGTACAGGATGGCGGATGCCTATAGCCTGCCGTTTTACAGGGTAG
- a CDS encoding response regulator gives MGRSKNILFIDADKSQLDYLEENLETMKQRWNIRFASTSEEAMDQLRTCPFDVIASDFCVEGFEGYELLDEIKNRQPGSIRFIISKTINSENCLQYIGYAHQFITKPYAGSELITKIKKSLRLKSILLNERAAKGIASIQDLPSLPNLYMTLEQELQKEDVVISDIGKLIAEDISMTAGLLKLVNSPFFGLYSKVTKPEQAATLLGLDNIKGLVLGIHLFSSAKKVKIDFSIEELGKHCRYTALMARAIIKAENGSNKLAEHTFLAGFLHDIGKLVLATSYPEEYETILSIVRESDIPIQEAEKDILGFTHAAVGAYLLAIWGFDEDIIEAIYCHHEPQLLGSTDLSPAVAIHVANSFDHELRVKDKEYAPHLLSADWLEQNNFGPKLPEWLQICAEIMENVTEER, from the coding sequence ATGGGAAGATCTAAAAACATTCTCTTTATCGACGCGGATAAGTCACAACTTGATTACCTTGAGGAGAATCTGGAAACCATGAAACAAAGGTGGAATATAAGGTTCGCGTCCACTTCGGAAGAAGCGATGGATCAGCTGCGCACCTGCCCCTTTGACGTTATAGCATCTGATTTCTGCGTCGAAGGATTTGAAGGATACGAACTGCTTGATGAAATAAAAAACCGGCAACCAGGAAGCATTCGGTTCATCATCTCCAAAACCATTAATTCCGAAAACTGCCTGCAATACATAGGTTATGCCCACCAGTTTATCACAAAACCATACGCAGGGTCCGAGCTCATTACAAAAATCAAAAAAAGCCTGCGCCTTAAAAGTATACTGCTCAATGAACGGGCAGCTAAGGGGATCGCATCTATTCAAGACCTTCCTTCCCTGCCGAATCTGTATATGACTCTGGAGCAGGAGCTGCAAAAGGAAGATGTAGTTATAAGCGATATCGGCAAGCTGATCGCTGAAGACATAAGCATGACCGCCGGACTGCTCAAGCTTGTAAATTCGCCGTTTTTCGGACTCTATTCCAAGGTAACCAAACCGGAACAAGCCGCCACCCTGCTCGGACTGGACAACATTAAAGGTCTGGTGCTGGGCATTCATCTTTTCAGTTCAGCAAAAAAAGTAAAAATCGACTTTTCCATAGAAGAACTGGGAAAGCACTGCCGGTACACGGCGCTGATGGCGCGGGCTATAATCAAAGCTGAAAATGGCAGCAATAAACTGGCCGAACACACTTTCCTTGCCGGATTCCTGCATGATATCGGCAAGCTGGTGCTCGCCACTTCATACCCTGAAGAATACGAAACAATTCTAAGTATCGTTCGTGAATCAGATATTCCTATTCAGGAAGCGGAAAAAGATATCCTAGGATTTACCCATGCGGCAGTTGGAGCCTACCTGCTGGCAATCTGGGGGTTTGATGAAGATATTATCGAGGCAATCTACTGCCACCATGAACCGCAACTGCTGGGCAGCACGGATTTAAGCCCGGCAGTGGCAATCCATGTGGCTAACTCATTTGACCATGAACTGCGGGTAAAAGACAAAGAGTATGCCCCTCACCTGCTTTCCGCAGACTGGCTTGAACAAAATAATTTCGGACCCAAGCTTCCTGAATGGTTGCAGATATGTGCTGAAATCATGGAAAACGTTACCGAGGAGAGATAA